One region of Suncus etruscus isolate mSunEtr1 chromosome 5, mSunEtr1.pri.cur, whole genome shotgun sequence genomic DNA includes:
- the DTYMK gene encoding thymidylate kinase: protein MAGRRGALIVLEGVDRAGKSTQSRKLVTALCAQGHRAELLRFPERSTEIGRLLSSYLEKKREVEDHSVHLLFSANRWEQVPLIKEKLSQGITLVVDRYAFSGVAFTSAKEDFSLHWCKQPDVGLPKPDLVVFLQLALAEATKRAEFGQERYEDGPFQERALQQFHQLMGDTTLNWQVVDASRSIEVVHEEIRQLSEVTIRAAAHRPLGQLWA, encoded by the exons ATGGCGGGTCGGCGCGGGGCGCTCATCGTGCTGGAGGGCGTGGACCGCGCCGGCAAGAGCACGCAGAGCCGCAAGCTGGTAACAGCCCTGTGCGCCCAAGGCCACCGCGCCGAGCTCCTGCGCTTCCCGG AACGATCAACTGAGATTGGCAGACTCCTGAGCTCCTACttggagaaaaagagggaggtggAAGATCATTCCGTGCACCTGCTCTTCTCGGCGAACCGCTGGGAGCAAGT GCCACTCATCAAGGAGAAGTTGAGCCAGGGCATCACCCTCGTTGTGGACAGATACGCATTTTCTGGTGTCGCCTTCACCAGCGCCAAGGAG GACTTTTCCCTGCATTGGTGTAAACAGCCAGACGTTGGCCTCCCCAAGCCAGACCTGGTGGTGTTTCTGCAGCTGGCACTGGCAGAGGCAACCAAGCGTGCCGAGTTCGGGCAGGAACGTTACGAGGATGGGCCTTTCCAGGAGCGGGCGCTGCAGCAGTTCCACCAGCTCATGGGGGACACGACCCTCAACTGGCAG GTGGTGGACGCGTCCAGGAGCATTGAGGTTGTGCATGAGGAGATACGGCAGCTATCAGAGGTCACCATCCGGGCCGCTGCTCACAGGCCACTGGGGCAGCTGTGGGCATAG